A genomic region of Phragmites australis chromosome 2, lpPhrAust1.1, whole genome shotgun sequence contains the following coding sequences:
- the LOC133910073 gene encoding uncharacterized protein LOC133910073: MHLREAMEGAGTGTGRKKLKHRLAAILSAFSRRAGGSRKRRDEEEKPPPLALPSYTRLGGKKAGGMLDRRLSVSAPRPAPLVHITIDCAGRRSVDAADPSILPLAPLDADAASRKAERRLTENGIPFETGEWEGRKCPPSSPFVAHLPPLPPVARWKERANNSSRRLSTHSSRRLVSSSSSDDEYDEDSRNLFSSRSFSSDSSDFYNCPRKNTTRARASVSGPCRAPPASARRGASQSCRYSFELPRGSTASAATDGGFAVVKRSADPYEDFRRSMQEMIAEWPAGGEGEHSAERLLETYLVLNSPRHYPAILAAFTDVRETLFP, from the coding sequence ATGCACCTTCGTGAGGCCATGGAAGGCGCCGGCACCGGAACCGGGCGCAAGAAGCTGAAGCACCGGCTCGCGGCGATCCTCTCGGCCTTCTCCCGGCGCGCGGGAGGCAGCAGGAAGCGccgcgacgaggaggagaagccgccgccgctggcatTACCCTCCTACACCCGCCTCGGCGGCAAGAAGGCTGGGGGAATGCTCGACCGCCGGCTCTCCGTCTCCGCGCCGCGCCCAGCGCCGCTGGTCCATATCACCATCGACTGCGCGGGCCGCCGCTCCGTCGACGCGGCCGACCCATCCATCCTCCCGCTCGCGCCGCTCGACGCGGACGCCGCCAGCAGGAAGGCGGAGAGGCGGCTCACGGAGAACGGGATACCGTTCGAGACCGGCGAGTGGGAGGGCCGCAAGTGCCCGCCGTCCTCGCCGTTCGTGGCGCACcttccgccgctgccgccggtggCGAGGTGGAAGGAGCGGGCCAACAACTCATCGCGCAGGCTCTCGACGCACTCGTCGCGCAGGCTCGTGAGCAGCTCGTCCTCGGACGACGAGTACGATGAGGACTCGAGGAACCTCTTCTCCTCGAGGAGCTTCTCCTCCGACTCGTCGGACTTCTACAACTGTCCGCGCAAGAATACCACCAGGGCGCGCGCATCTGTCTCCGGCCCTTGCCGCGCGCCGCCTGCTTCCGCGCGTCGCGGCGCGTCGCAGAGCTGCCGGTACAGCTTCGAGCTGCCGCGGGGCTCGACGGCGTCCGCCGCGACGGACGGCGGGTTCGCGGTAGTGAAGCGCTCGGCTGACCCGTACGAGGACTTCCGCAGGTCAATGCAGGAGATGATAGCCGAGTGGCCGGCGGGCGGCGAGGGGGAGCACAGCGCGGAGCGGCTGCTTGAGACGTACCTCGTGCTCAACTCGCCGCGGCACTACCCGGCGATCCTCGCGGCGTTCACCGACGTGCGGGAGACGTTGTTCCCCTGA